A window from Montipora capricornis isolate CH-2021 chromosome 7, ASM3666992v2, whole genome shotgun sequence encodes these proteins:
- the LOC138056902 gene encoding uncharacterized protein has protein sequence MLACPKFLPVLAVFTMIMFLSFNFLLKSTERLSGGAVFCEKQEALLSTTDNTLTANEESNSLSAAEKMFRLYDEVETFVLFIGYPRSQHSLIGAILDAHPEIIIPHEYDLLTNWNKFQSQRVSRKNLQKYMLFNELQQTSEKQALFGIRANRNNTLLGHLKYTYNVPGLWQGGYDKKIKVIGDKKGGATSNLLANTKNMKLLEQIGNTVQIPMKFIHVTRNPFDNIATIMLRWTSSREKVRGDGADKKNDSKALDSAIDYYFRMAFANKQVKELYGDAVLDVPGHELVLRPSETLQKLCEHLGVTCSEDYVNKCSSILYSTPSVTRNTIIWTKEQKARVTKMMKTVSFLKDYSFNKYPR, from the exons ATGCTCGCATGTCCTAAATTCCTTCCAGTGCTGGCTGTCTTCACTATGATTATGTTTCTGAGTTTTAATTTCTTGCTTAAGAGCACGGAAAGACTTTCTGGGGGCGCAGTATTCTGTGAAAAACAAGAAGCGCTTCTAAGCACGACAGACAATACGCTAACAGCAAATG AGGAAAGTAATTCTTTGTCTGCagcagaaaaaatgtttcgaTTGTACGACGAAGTAGAGACGTTCGTTCTGTTCATTGGTTATCCTCGAAGCCAGCACAGTTTAATAGGAGCCATTTTGGATGCACATCCGGAAATAATTATTCCCCACGAATACGACCTATTGACTAACTGGAATAAATTCCAGTCACAAAGAGTTTCGAGAAAAAACTTGCAGAAGTATATGCTCTTTAACGAACTTCAACAGACATCCgaaaaacaagcactgtttgGTATAAGAGCAAACAGGAATAATACTCTTCTTGGACATTTAAAATACACGTACAATGTACCTGGCTTGTGGCAAGGAGGTTATGACAAGAAGATTAAG GTCATTGGCGACAAGAAAGGCGGTGCCACATCAAATTTGCTGGCTAATACGAAAAACATGAAGCTACTCGAGCAAATTGGTAACACTGTTCAGATACCAATGAAGTTCATCCACGTCACCAGAAATCCATTTGACAACATAGCAACCATAATGCTTCGCTGGACATCGTCACGGGAAAAAGTGAGAGGAGATGGCGCTGACAAg AAAAATGATTCGAAAGCCCTCGACTCTGCGATCGATTATTATTTTCGCATGGCCTTTGCTAATAAACAAGTAAAGGAGCTTTATGGCGATGCAGTCCTTGATGTTCCTGGACACGAGCTTGTCTTGAGGCCCTCAGAAACCTTACAGAAATTGTGTGAGCATTTAGGAGTCACATGCTCTGAAGATTACGTCAACAAGTGCAGCAGTATCTTGTACAGTACTCCCTCGGTAACCAGAAATACAATCATTTGGACGAAAGAACAGAAAGCTCGAGTAACAAAAATGATGAAGACGGTGTCATTTTTGAAAGACTACTCGTTCAATAAGTATCCAAGATAA